The sequence AATCAGATTACAGTTAAGAAATGCACACGAAATGGGATCTACAGCACAAGCTGTCGAGATTTCATTACCTACTTTATCTGGAAAAGTAGAAAAATTTTCAGTGTATAGTTCTCCTGTATTTGCAAAAGATTTGGCTGACCAATATCAGTTAGGCTCTTATGTAGGTGTCGGAATCGATGATCCTACAAAATTTTTAAGATTTTCTGTTGCTCCAACAGATTTTCAATCAATGATTATCAAGGGTGGAGAATATGAGTTCATTGAACCTGCAAATGCAGACAAAACAGTGTATAGAGTACACCCAAAATCTCAAAAAATGAATTCGGATTTTTATGCTCTACACAGGAAGCTCCTTCTGCTGTAAAACAAATTGATAACTTACTTCAACGTGGTAAATCTTTTTCAAATCAACCAACTACTTTTAATAAAAGTTACGATAAGAAGTATCGAACAATGAAGTTGGCAATGTCGACAACAGCTGAATATACGAATTTTTTTGGAGGTGTAACAGGTGCATTAACTCAGATCAACGCAACAATTACTAGGGTAAATGGTGTTTTTGAAAAAGACTTTGCACTACATTTAAATATATTAAGTTACCCTCAGCTTATTTACACTAATGCTTCTACAGATCCTTATGCTACTGTTACAGACCCGAATGCACCACCAGGGTCTTGGAATACTTCTCTAAGAGATGTATTGGCAAGTGTTGTTGGTCAGGCTAATTATGATGTAGGACATTTATTTGGTGCTTCTGGCGGCGGTGGAAATGCAGGTTGTATTGGCTGTGTGTGTATGAGCCCGGTAGGTACTGGTTATGATCCTGTAGTAGGTTATGGTAAAGGATCGGGAATTACCTCTCCGGCAACTGGATCTGTAAATCCAACTGCGGCAAATCCTCCTTCTGGAGATAACTTTGATATTGACTATGTTGCTCACGAATTAGGACATCAATTAGGTGCTAATCATACTTTTGCACATACTATGCAGGGCGCGATTTCTCAGATGGAACCAGGTTCTGGATCTACAATTATGGGATATGCAGGTATTACTGGTGGAGCAAACACCGATGTTCAGCCACATTCAGATCCTTATTTCCATGTAATCAGCTTAGATCAGGTAAATGAAAATTTGATAAATAAAACATGTGACGTAGAAACTACTATTACAAATAATCCTCCTGTAATAGCTGATATGGCAACATATAGTATTCCTAAGGGAACGGCGTTTGTGCTTACAGCTTCAGCGACTGATCCTGAGAACGACCCTATGACATATACATGGGAAGAAGTTGATAATGCAGGTGTTGTTATTACTAGAACAAACTTAGGAACTACTGCTTCAGGAGCTACATTCAGATCAGTCAGCCCAACGACAAGCCCAGCTCGTTATTTCCCTAAATTAGAAACCGTATTAAATGGTCTAGTAGATAATAGTAATACTACATGGGAATCTGTTTCTAAAGTAGCAAGAACTACAAACTTTGCAGTTACTGTAAGAGATAATAGTCCTATTGCAACGCAGCAACAAGCAGATTATAATTTTCAACAAATTGTTGTCGGAAATGATGGCCCGTTTAAGGTCATTAGTCAATATGCAAATGGTGGTGTTTCAACTCCAATAGATTGGGCGGTTTCAAATACTAATACAGCTCCATATAATGTTACAGATGTCAAAATTGATTATACGACAAATAATGGTGCTTCTTGGGTTGTTGTAACAAATTCTACTCCTAATGATGGTAGTGAAAATTTTATTTTTCCAGCTGCATTAAATGGACAAGTTATTAAATTGAGAATTTCATCTATTAACAATGTATTCTATGCAATTGGTCAAATAACTGTTGCTGCATTCGCTCCATGTGATGGCTCTGCTCCTACTGGAGTTGTTGCAAGTAATATCACTCCAAGTGGGGCAGTTATTAGTTGGACCCCAGTTTCCAATGCTACTTACACAATTAGATATAGAGTTGTGGGGCAAACTACTTGGTTACAAACGACCTCTACTTCTCCAACTGTAACATTGACAGGCTTGAATGATGCTTCAACATACGAAGTACAAATTTCAGCTACTTGTGCGGGTACTCCGGGGGCTTATTCTGCTTCTACTAATTTTTCAACTACAGCTGTACCATATTGTGCTTCAGTAAGTAGTAGTGGACAATTAAATTATATTTCTAATTTGACATTGGCTACTGTAAATAATACGACAGGTGGTACTACATATTCAAACTTTACAACCAACAGTGCGTTGCAAGTGAACTTGGTGCCTAATAGTACGAATAATTCTTTGAGTGTTTCTTTGACTACTACTTCAGCAAATGCTGCAGTTAACGGAATGGCTGTATGGATTGATTTCAATAAAAATGGTGTTTTTGATGCTAGTGAAAGAGTTCTAAATATGCCAGCACAAGCTTTGCCACTTGGTGTAACTACGAAAACGGCTGTGTTTTCAGTTCCGGCAACAGCAGTTACAAATTCTTCATTAAGAATGAGAATCGTGACTGTGTTATTGACTCCTCAGTCTGTTGGTGCTAGTATTCCAGATTCTTTTGCATGTGGATCTTTCCCGAATGGCGAGGTAGAAGATTATAATGTTGTAGTTGCGTCTCCTTTGAGTACAAACGAAACATCAGGTGCCAATAATGGTATCCAAATATATCCAAACCCGGCAAGTGATATTTTAAATGTTACTAAAGTTTCAGACAAAGCTACATACAAAATTTATAGTGCAGCTGGTCAGTTAGTTGGTAATGGAAGTATTAGCAATGGAAAAATTAATGTATCTTCATTAATCAAAGGAGCTTATGTAATTTCAATCGACGACAAAGGGAAAGATAGTTTCAATTCTAAATTCATTAAGAAATAACAAAACATCTTAATACTTAATAAATCCTCAGTTTTTGCTGGGGATTTTTTTTATTATGTAATCATAAGTTAAGTTTAAGTGTAGTTGTAATAAAAAAAAATGCCAAAAATATCAGCAAATAACAAAAAATGATTAGATTTGTATTTAATAAAATAAATATAGCCTATGAGGAAATCCTTTACTTTTTTATTAAATCCTAGTCGTTTCATGAAAATAAGTTTGATAAATAGACTTAAATCATGTGATAGGTATACAACCAGTCTGTTATCTAGCAATAATTATTGTGTTTTAAGAACAAATAGTGCTCATGATTTTACAGATTCTTTAAATGGTAAAATTATAAATTACCTTAGTATCCAATTTTATTTTAATATTTAATATTATGAAGAAACTTCTACTCATGTGTCAATTACTTTATGGCGCATTTCTCATGGCCCAAGTCAACTATACGCAAGACTGGACGGCCACGGGACTTAGTAACTGGACATCCACAAGCAGTGTTTTTTCTAGAGATGCTACCGCAAACCAAATTTGTGGTACTACCGGAGGAACCATAAGAGGAAACAGATACAGTGGGAATGCAGGAGATTTTACATCTCCAAATATTCCTGGTAATAACCAAGGGGTCGTAACCATGTCGTTTGATTATAAAATTACGAATTGGTCTGCCGGAACTGTTGCTACTCCAGCAGCAACTATTGGTACAATAGCTGTACAATATTCAAACAACATGGGTGGTCCATGGACTACTGCCTACACTGTAAACTCAACAAATCACATAACAGCTAATACCTGTGCGACGAGAACGATAACATTCAGTCCATTGGCGGGTAATTTATATGTGAGATTTTACGTTCAGTCTGGTACAAACGATAGCTACTATTATTTTGATAATGTTGTAATGTCTCAAGGGGCAGCACCATCTTGTTTAGCTCCATTTAATCTTACTTTGGTTAACGTGTCAGCAACAAATGCAAATATCTCTTGGACTGCTCCTACACCAGCGCCGGCAAACGGTTATGATATCTATTACAATACAACGGGTGTAGCTCCTATTGCGACTACTCCGCTAAATGCAACCAATTCTGTACAAAGTGCTACTACCACTGCGAATATCACAGGATTGACGCCTATCACTACATATTATGTATGGGTGAGAGCAAAATGTACTGGTACCGATTTAAGTACGTGGACACCGATGCCGTCATTCATGACTTTATGTGTGCCCGTAAATGCATTACCTTGGATAGAGAATTTCGATTCTATGACAACTTTAGGTGCTGGAATTTTACCTCCTTGTTGGAAAAATGTCACAGGAACTAGTGCATGGACATCATCAAATGCAGTATTTTCTACAACATCTCCAGGTCCTAGATCTGCGCCAAATTATGTCAGAATACAATATGGTAATACAAATGCGAGCCAATTATGGACTCCAGGATTTGCATTAACGGCAGGAACTACTTATGAATTTTCATACTATTATCATACTGGTGGAACTACTAGTTCTCTAATCGGTTATACAGGTAATGTTTTGGTGAATACTTCACAATCTATGACTGGGGCTACAAATCTAGGTACATTTATCACTGCAACACAAGGTACGAGTGCTTATACTCAATATAAAGTATATTATACTCCTACAACTACAGGAACATATAATTTTGCTGTGAACACATCATCTAATTTCACCCCTTGGTATATGGGTGTTGATGATTTCCGACTAAGAGTCGCTCCTACATGTATAGAGCCTTTAGGGGTTATTTCTACTGCAGTGACAGGGAATACAGCTAGTATATCATGGAATCCGCCTACAACACAGCCTGCAAATGGATACCAAATCTATTATAGTACTACCAATACTCCTCCTCCTACAGCTCAAATAGTGGGTGTACCAGGTACGAGTACAAGTTATACAATTCCAGGTTTAGCTCCTAGTACCACATATAATATTTGGGTTAGAGCAATTTGTAGTGGTACAGATCAAAGTGATTTATCAGAACCTGTATCTGTAATGACAACTCAGATTCCTGCTACACTACCATATATTCAAAACTTTACTACAGGTAATGATCTTGGGTTATTAAATGGCACTCAGACCAATAAATGGGTTCGTGGTAATGCTACAGGAAACCCTGCTCAATCATTATATATATCAAATGATAATGGCGTAACTAATGCTTACACACATACAACAAGTACTGTACAGGCATATAGAGATATTACAATTCCTAATGGTACAACGATAGCAACTTTTTCTTTTGATTGGAAAGGGCAAGGGGAAGGAACGACTTTCAAGTATGATTACTTGCAAGTATGGTTAGTTCCTTCTAATTTTTTACCAACTCCGGGAACTTTAATTACCGCAGGTACTGGAAGAGTATTAATAGGACAATATAACCTTCAAGGTACATGGCAGTCCTACTCGAATGCAAACTTGAATTTATCTGCTTTTGCAGGTACTGTGATGCGTTTAGTATTTGAATGGAGAAACGATGGTGGTGGTGGAACTCAGCCTCCAGCTGCAATAGATAATATTGTGTTAAGAGTTTGTAGTACAGCTACACCTGTAGTTACTGTTACAGCAGCTTCTGTTACACATAATTCAGCTACTATTACATGGCCACAAGATACTGGCGGTGCAGACTATAAAATCAGATATAGACCGGTAGGTACTACTACATGGTTGCCTGTAGCCGGTCCTATTGATGTGGCTGCTGTACCTGGTACTACTCAAACATATACCTTTGCTGGTACTCTTTTACCTGTGACAACTTATGAAGTAGAAGTTGCAGCGGTATGTAACAGTGGAAATACTATTGGCGTTTATTCAAATAATGTCTTTACAACAAAATGTGACCCTACACCTCCAAATGTTGTAATTTCTAACATTACTGCTACATCGGCTTTAGTGACATGGAATCCACTTGTTGCAAACGCATCTTATGAATTAAGGTGGAGAATTGTTGGTACTCCTGGTTGGTTCGCTCCTACAGGCGGAACACCTCAGCCTCCTTTAAACAGTTATACACTTCCAAATTTGACTTCATTCACAACTTATGAAGTGCAAGTGAGAAGTAGATGTAACGGAACAACGATTGACAATCCTTGGTCAAACCCTCAAGTATTTACTACGGTAAGAGTTTGTGAGATACCTCCTCCAGGATTGACAATTACTACATTAACACCTACAAGTGCTGAAGTAGTATGGGATGCCTTTACAGGTGCAGGAGCGACAGGAAGTTATATTTTAAAATACAGAAAAGTAGGAATTCCAAGTTGGACGACTATTAATGTTAATACAAATACTTATACATTAACTGGATTATTAGAATTAACTAAATACGAAATGCAGGTAGCAAATGTATGTAGTGGAACTCCGGGTAACTTTACCCCTCCTTACTACTTTACAACACCGACTGTGGTTTATTGCCAGATGACTGCTACGACACTATCAGAATACTTTATTAATAAAGTTACTGTTAAGCCGACAGGTAAGCTAGAAATGGTCAATGAAGATCTTACTGGAGGTACGTATTCTGACTTTACTGCAATTCCTGCGAAGTATATTGAATTAATTCAAGGTTCTACAGGTAATCAGATTACAGTTGACAAAACAGTAGGTACATCTCCTACAGGGGTAGCAGTTTGGATCGACTTCAACAGAAATGGATATTTCGATTTAAATGAAAGAATCATGGCTGATGGACCAAACATTAATCCTTCAGTATCTGCAACATTCAATGTACCAGCTGATGCATTTGTAAGTATGACAGATTACAAATATGTAAGAATGAGAGTAGCAATGGCGAAAGATGAAATTCCGGTAAATTGCGTAAGCTTCCAAAACGGTGAAGTTGAAGATTATACGGTAAGAATATCTAAGCCAGGTGTTGCAAATGCTCTTAACCAAACGGAAATTTTAATTTATCCGAATCCGGTAAGCACAGTTTTAAATGTAAAAAATATCAGCAAAAAAGCGAATTATAAAATTTACAGTGCTGCAGGACAAGTGGTATCAAGCGGATTAATCTTAAACAATAAGATTGATGTAAGCAGACTAATCAACGGAGTTTATGTTATTGACATAGAAGACGCTCAGGGTACTGCTCAGAAGAAATTTATTAAAGAATAATTTAAATAATAAATTCTAAATACAGAATAAGCTCTCAGAAATGAGAGCTTATTTTTTTGTGATCTTAGATAATTAGGCATAAAAAAACCGCTGATAATTCAACGGTTTTTATTTGTAATGTGCTAATTATAATTATTCAATTTCAAAAATAATTTTTTCAGTCTGCTCTTTTAAATCATCCAGATTAGTATTGTTATAAATAACGTAATCAGCTAATTTTATCTTGTCCTTTTCAGGCATTTGATTATTCATTACGGTCTCCACTTCACGGTAGGTTTTGGAGTCTCTATCCATCACTCTTTTAAGTCTTATATTGTCTTCTGCGGTTACCAAAAGAGATTTGTAGCATTGAAGATTAAGCTTTAATTCAAACAACAAAGCGGTTTCTTTAAAAACCAGATATTTGGTTTGCTTGCGTACCCATTCCTCAAAATCTAAACGTACTGCGGGATGAATAATTCCATTCAACTGAAGTAACAACTCTTCATCATTGAAAACTTTTCCGGCAACGAATTTCCTATTGTAAATGTTATTTTCATCATAAGAATCTGCACCCAGAAGTTCTTTGATTTTATTCTTTACGACTTCGTTGTCATTCACAATTGTTTTAGCTCTGTCATCAGAATAATAAACCGGAAAACCGCAGTCTTCTATGTACTGAGCTACTGTTGTTTTACCGGAACCAATTCCACCGGTAAGACCTATTATTTTCGAGGCAGAATCAGGCTCTGCTTTTTGAGTTTCTGCAAGTAATTCTTCCATAATTAATAACCAAAAACTTCATTAAAACTAAATGTTTCATCTAAACGCACTCCTTTTTCAGTCATTTTAAGGCTGGCCAATTCGTTATGAGCATCATGCTCAAAGAATAATAAATAGTCATTATCTACACATTGCTTCAAAAACTTTGCTTTCTCTTCAATGGTCAATAATGGTCTTGTATCATAACCCATCACATACACTTGTGGAATATGTCCTGCAGTAGGAATTAAATCGGCTGCAAAAACAATGGTTTTTTCCTGATATTGAATCACCGGTAGCATTTGTTTTTCGGTATGACCATCCACAAAGATAACATCCATTTTAAGGTCTGGTGAGAAACCGTAATTTCCGTTAACCGGAAGAGGTAAAAACCCAAGCTGCCCGCTTTCCTGAATAGGTAAAATGTTTTCCTTTAAAAAGCTTGCCTTTTCTCTTGCGTTTGGCTCTGTTGCCCATTGCCAATGATTTTCATTCGTCCAGAACTGAGCATTTTTAAAGGCAGGTCTGTAGCCTGTTTTATCATCATTCCATTCGATGGCACCACCGCAATGGTCAAAATGTAAGTGTGTAAAAAATACGTCGGTAATGTCTTCTTTTACAAAACCATATTTCTTTAAATTTTTATCTAAACTGTCATCGCCCCAAAGAGAGTAGTGGCCGAAGAATTTGTCATCTTGCTTGTTGCCGAGGCCGCAGTCTACGAGAATAAGCTTTTTGCCGTCTTCAATGAGTAAAGAACGGGTTCCTAATTCAATTAAATTTCTTTCGTCTGCCGGATTGGTTTTTTCCCACAGACTTTTCGGGACGACTCCAAACATGGCTCCGCCGTCGAGCTTGAATTTTCCGCATTGGATAGGATATAGTTTCATATAGTATATTGTTATTTAATTTGTATTGATTTCATTTTGTCGGCAATTTTTCTACTGTTTTCATTGCCGGAATTTTCCAGATTAGAAATAATATTTTGATAATCTGATTCTTTCCTGTTCTGAGACAGCTTTTGATTGATATAAATTTCAGTAGGAAAGATTTTAATACCAAAAGCACCCTTCATTTCCTTTTCTACAAATTCTTTACCCATATCTTTTACGAATACCGGGCATTTTTGAGATTGCTCGTATTTTGAAGTAAGTTTTTCAAGATGATTATAAAGTTCTTCGTGATTCATAAGTTTGATTTTTCCATAAACCTGAACAGCCTCATAATTCCAAGTAGAAACATTCAAATGATTATACCAGCTGCTTGAAATATAAGTGTGTGCTCCTAAAAAATCACATAAAACTTCGTCGCCATCCTTCAGTATTTTGGCTTGTGGATTAGCTCTTGAAATATGTGTTTCAATGTATATTTCCTCTGGGTTATCTTCATTGAGCATCATCATAGAATGTGTTGCTCTGATTTTATTTTCCGACGAGATCAGTAAAGCAAAAGCATTCTTTCTGATGATTTCTTTCATCAAATGATCATCTTCACTTCGGTATATTTTAGGTATAAACATATTAAAATAATTCTCCCGGATTTCTCGGTATAGCAATATTCAAATGTCGGTATGCTTTTTCCGTCACTTCACGTCCTCTTGGCGTTCTGATGATAAATCCTTCCTGAATTAAAAACGGTTCATACACTTCTTCCAAAGTTTCTGGGTTTTCAGCGATGGATGTTGCCAAAGCTGAGATTCCCACAGGTTTGCCTTTGAAATTTTCAATCATCACGCGCATGATTTTATTATCCATTTCATCTAAACCAAATTCATCAACATTTAAAGAATTCAAAGCATACGTTGTAATGTTGATTTCAATTTCTCCGTTTCCTTTTATTTCTGCAAAATCACGAACTCTTCTCAACAACGCATTGGCAATTCTTGGTGTACCTCGGCTTCTTCTTGCGATCTCAATTGCGGCATCTTCATAAATGGTCACACCCAAAACACGGGCACTTCTGATAATAATAGTTGAAAGTAATTCAATTGAATAATATTCTAATCTGCTCTGAATCCCAAATCTCGCCAACATCGGTTTTGTCAACATTCCGCTTCGAGTAGTTGCACCAACTAATGTGAAAGGATTTAAACTGATCTGAACGCTTCTAGCATTCGGACCGGTTTCCAGCATGATGTCAATCTTGTAATCTTCCATTGCAGAATAAAGATATTCTTCCACAATCGGTGATAGCCTGTGAATTTCATCAATAAAAAGAACATCATTTTCCTCTAAATTGGTAAGCAATCCTGCAAGACTTCCTGGTTTATCCAATACAGGACCCGAGGTAATTTTACAATTCACTCCCAATTCGTTGGCAATGATATTAGATAAAGTTGTTTTTCCCAAACCTGGCGGACCGTGAAGAAGAACATGATCGAGCGCACCCCCACGATTCTTTGCGGCAGCCACAAAAACTTCAAGATTTTCTAATGTTTTTCTTTGTCCCGCAAAATCTTTAAAACTCTGCGGACGAATTTTTTCTTCCTGTACGAGTTCGTCATCGGAATAATTTTCCTTATCAGGATGTAAAAAATCTGGCATTAATTCATTTCATTTACCTCAAAGATAACAAATTTAGGTTTAGGCTGAGACTGAGATTGAGGAAAATTTCAGGCTGAGTTTAAGGTTTAGTCTGAGGTTACAAGTCTGAAGACACGTGATTTAGCAAATTGATATATTTTAAGTAATTTTGAGAGAGAAAATTTCAACGTTGCGGTTTCGGCCACAACCTCAAACTTAACCTTAATTTAATGAAATTAATTGGACCTTTCAAGCAGGTGGTTACACTTGCCAATCTTCCCTTAAGAGGAAAACTTTCAGACGAGCAACTTGAAGTTATTGTTGATGGCGGAATTTTAGTGGATGATCACAAAATTCAAAAAGTAGGAAACTTTGAAAATTTAAAATCAGAAAATCAAAATATAGAGATTGAAGCAATTGAAGGAGAGCAAATCGTTCTTCCTGCTTTTGTTGATTCTCACACCCATATTTGTTTTGGAGGAAACCGTGCCAATGACTTTGCCATGCGAAATGCAGGGAAAACATATCTTGAAATCGCCGAAAGCGGTGGTGGAATCTGGAGTTCCGTTCAACATACCAGAAATGCTTCTGAAGAAGAGTTATTAAAAACTTTATTAGAAAGAATTGATGTTTTAATAGCTTTAGGAATCACCACAATTGAGGTGAAAAGTGGTTACGGTCTAGATGTAGAAAACGAATTAAAAATGCTTCGAATCATCAAAAATGCACAGTCTCAAACTAAGGCAACATTAGTTCCGACTTGTTTGTCTGCACACTTGAAGCCTAGAGATTTTGAGGGAGACAATAAAGTATATTTAGATTATATTTTAGCTGAAATTTTACCCAAAGTAAAAGAAGAAAACCTTGCCAATAGAGTCGATATCTTTATTGAGAAGTCAGCATTTCAACCTGAAGAAAGCAAAGAGTTTTTACTTAAAACTAAAGACTTAGGTTTTGAAATTACGGTTCATGCAGACCAATTTACACCTGGTAGTTCAAGAATTGCTGTCGAAGTGGGTGCACAATCTGCAGATCATTTAGAAGCGACCATTGATGAAGATATTGAATTTTTAGCTCAGTCAAATACCGTTGCAACCGCTTTGCCCGGCGCAAGTTTAGGTTTGGGAGAAAAGTTTACACCCGCAAGAAAATTATTGGATGCTGGCGCAATTTTGGCAATAGCTAGTGACTGGAATCCGGGTTCTGCACCCATGGGAAATTTAATTACGCAGGCATCAATTTTAGCAACGTATGAAAAGCTAACTACCGCTGAAGTTTTGGCAGGAATGACTTTCCGTTCAGCTTTTGCATTAGGTTTAAAAGACAGAGGCAGGTTGGAAAAAGATATGAAAGCAGATTTTGTAACTTATAAAACAGATAATTTCCAGAATGTATTGTACAATCAGGGAAGTTTAAAAGCTGAAAGTGTTTTTATTGATGGCACAAAAGTAAAATAAGATGGGAATATTTGATAAAGTTTTCGGAAAAAAGAAGAAAATGTTGATGTTGAAATTCAAACCTATCAGGATTTCTGGAATTGGTTTTTAACGAAAGAAAAAGAGTTTCATGCGATTGTGAAAAACCGCACTCATATTGAAACTGACTTTTTTGATTTGATGTCATCTCAACTACGCAAGATCAATGTAGGTTTTTACTTTCTTGCAGGGATGAGCGACGATGAAACCGTAGAATTGATTATTACTGCAGAAGGTGAAATTAAAAATATCGTTTTTGCCGAAGAAATTATTGCTGCCGCTCCGAAGTTAAATCAATGGAAGTTTACGGCACTAAAACCGGAGATGAATTTAGACAGCGGCATTCGTATGGAAGGTCTTGAATTCAATACAGAAAACATTCACTTTTACGCAAATGAAATCGAAGGTTATCCAGACGAGATTGACATCACATTCGTTTATGATCATTTGAACGCCGATAATAAAGATTCTGCAGTAACAGGAGTCTGCATCTTTTTGGATAATTTTTTAGGTGAATTAAATTTTGCAACGCAGATCGATACTTTTAACGTCATTGGAAAAGATGAAGTCAAAAATGAACTCATCCCAATCACGAAACTGAAAGATTACTTGCAGTGGCGAGAAAGAGAATTTACGGAAAAATATAAAAACGTAAAAGATTTCAGTGAAGAAGATGCTTACACTGTTCTCGAAGCAGTCTTAAATAACGGATTGCCATTGATTGCTACAATTAATACAACTTCATTAAAATATGATGCTAAAGCTTCGTATCCATGGATTTCAGTTTTAAAAATTCACTACAATGGAGAAGAAAATAACGGGCTTCCAGAAAACGAAGACTACGAGAAATTAAATACCATAGAAGAAACGGCTTTTCAGAATCTGAAAAATGAGGAAGGAAATCTTTACATTGGAAGAGAAAGTGCAGATGGGGTAAGAGAAATTTATTTTGCAAGTAAAGATTTCAGGTCTGTTTCAAAGATTCTCCAAAAAATTATCAAAGACAACCCCGAATATAAAATGTCACTCGAAATTTATAAAGACAAATACTGGCAAAGTTTCGAACGCTATAATATCAATTAAAATTAGATAAAATTATGATCTGGCAAGGAAGATTAGACGGAGAAGAACCATTGTTTCACAGACTTTTTCAGCGTGTGCAGGAAGCAGAAAATCATGATCTTATT comes from Chryseobacterium sp. 3008163 and encodes:
- a CDS encoding MBL fold metallo-hydrolase, which gives rise to MKLYPIQCGKFKLDGGAMFGVVPKSLWEKTNPADERNLIELGTRSLLIEDGKKLILVDCGLGNKQDDKFFGHYSLWGDDSLDKNLKKYGFVKEDITDVFFTHLHFDHCGGAIEWNDDKTGYRPAFKNAQFWTNENHWQWATEPNAREKASFLKENILPIQESGQLGFLPLPVNGNYGFSPDLKMDVIFVDGHTEKQMLPVIQYQEKTIVFAADLIPTAGHIPQVYVMGYDTRPLLTIEEKAKFLKQCVDNDYLLFFEHDAHNELASLKMTEKGVRLDETFSFNEVFGY
- a CDS encoding reprolysin-like metallopeptidase; this translates as MKLAMSTTAEYTNFFGGVTGALTQINATITRVNGVFEKDFALHLNILSYPQLIYTNASTDPYATVTDPNAPPGSWNTSLRDVLASVVGQANYDVGHLFGASGGGGNAGCIGCVCMSPVGTGYDPVVGYGKGSGITSPATGSVNPTAANPPSGDNFDIDYVAHELGHQLGANHTFAHTMQGAISQMEPGSGSTIMGYAGITGGANTDVQPHSDPYFHVISLDQVNENLINKTCDVETTITNNPPVIADMATYSIPKGTAFVLTASATDPENDPMTYTWEEVDNAGVVITRTNLGTTASGATFRSVSPTTSPARYFPKLETVLNGLVDNSNTTWESVSKVARTTNFAVTVRDNSPIATQQQADYNFQQIVVGNDGPFKVISQYANGGVSTPIDWAVSNTNTAPYNVTDVKIDYTTNNGASWVVVTNSTPNDGSENFIFPAALNGQVIKLRISSINNVFYAIGQITVAAFAPCDGSAPTGVVASNITPSGAVISWTPVSNATYTIRYRVVGQTTWLQTTSTSPTVTLTGLNDASTYEVQISATCAGTPGAYSASTNFSTTAVPYCASVSSSGQLNYISNLTLATVNNTTGGTTYSNFTTNSALQVNLVPNSTNNSLSVSLTTTSANAAVNGMAVWIDFNKNGVFDASERVLNMPAQALPLGVTTKTAVFSVPATAVTNSSLRMRIVTVLLTPQSVGASIPDSFACGSFPNGEVEDYNVVVASPLSTNETSGANNGIQIYPNPASDILNVTKVSDKATYKIYSAAGQLVGNGSISNGKINVSSLIKGAYVISIDDKGKDSFNSKFIKK
- a CDS encoding FMN-binding negative transcriptional regulator, coding for MFIPKIYRSEDDHLMKEIIRKNAFALLISSENKIRATHSMMMLNEDNPEEIYIETHISRANPQAKILKDGDEVLCDFLGAHTYISSSWYNHLNVSTWNYEAVQVYGKIKLMNHEELYNHLEKLTSKYEQSQKCPVFVKDMGKEFVEKEMKGAFGIKIFPTEIYINQKLSQNRKESDYQNIISNLENSGNENSRKIADKMKSIQIK
- the coaE gene encoding dephospho-CoA kinase (Dephospho-CoA kinase (CoaE) performs the final step in coenzyme A biosynthesis.) translates to MEELLAETQKAEPDSASKIIGLTGGIGSGKTTVAQYIEDCGFPVYYSDDRAKTIVNDNEVVKNKIKELLGADSYDENNIYNRKFVAGKVFNDEELLLQLNGIIHPAVRLDFEEWVRKQTKYLVFKETALLFELKLNLQCYKSLLVTAEDNIRLKRVMDRDSKTYREVETVMNNQMPEKDKIKLADYVIYNNTNLDDLKEQTEKIIFEIE
- a CDS encoding fibronectin type III domain-containing protein, translated to MKKLLLMCQLLYGAFLMAQVNYTQDWTATGLSNWTSTSSVFSRDATANQICGTTGGTIRGNRYSGNAGDFTSPNIPGNNQGVVTMSFDYKITNWSAGTVATPAATIGTIAVQYSNNMGGPWTTAYTVNSTNHITANTCATRTITFSPLAGNLYVRFYVQSGTNDSYYYFDNVVMSQGAAPSCLAPFNLTLVNVSATNANISWTAPTPAPANGYDIYYNTTGVAPIATTPLNATNSVQSATTTANITGLTPITTYYVWVRAKCTGTDLSTWTPMPSFMTLCVPVNALPWIENFDSMTTLGAGILPPCWKNVTGTSAWTSSNAVFSTTSPGPRSAPNYVRIQYGNTNASQLWTPGFALTAGTTYEFSYYYHTGGTTSSLIGYTGNVLVNTSQSMTGATNLGTFITATQGTSAYTQYKVYYTPTTTGTYNFAVNTSSNFTPWYMGVDDFRLRVAPTCIEPLGVISTAVTGNTASISWNPPTTQPANGYQIYYSTTNTPPPTAQIVGVPGTSTSYTIPGLAPSTTYNIWVRAICSGTDQSDLSEPVSVMTTQIPATLPYIQNFTTGNDLGLLNGTQTNKWVRGNATGNPAQSLYISNDNGVTNAYTHTTSTVQAYRDITIPNGTTIATFSFDWKGQGEGTTFKYDYLQVWLVPSNFLPTPGTLITAGTGRVLIGQYNLQGTWQSYSNANLNLSAFAGTVMRLVFEWRNDGGGGTQPPAAIDNIVLRVCSTATPVVTVTAASVTHNSATITWPQDTGGADYKIRYRPVGTTTWLPVAGPIDVAAVPGTTQTYTFAGTLLPVTTYEVEVAAVCNSGNTIGVYSNNVFTTKCDPTPPNVVISNITATSALVTWNPLVANASYELRWRIVGTPGWFAPTGGTPQPPLNSYTLPNLTSFTTYEVQVRSRCNGTTIDNPWSNPQVFTTVRVCEIPPPGLTITTLTPTSAEVVWDAFTGAGATGSYILKYRKVGIPSWTTINVNTNTYTLTGLLELTKYEMQVANVCSGTPGNFTPPYYFTTPTVVYCQMTATTLSEYFINKVTVKPTGKLEMVNEDLTGGTYSDFTAIPAKYIELIQGSTGNQITVDKTVGTSPTGVAVWIDFNRNGYFDLNERIMADGPNINPSVSATFNVPADAFVSMTDYKYVRMRVAMAKDEIPVNCVSFQNGEVEDYTVRISKPGVANALNQTEILIYPNPVSTVLNVKNISKKANYKIYSAAGQVVSSGLILNNKIDVSRLINGVYVIDIEDAQGTAQKKFIKE